The following proteins are encoded in a genomic region of Syngnathus acus chromosome 22, fSynAcu1.2, whole genome shotgun sequence:
- the bsdc1 gene encoding BSD domain-containing protein 1 isoform X1, translating to MAEGESWWGGWLHQSFQAVKDKSSEALEFIKRDLTEFSTVVQHDTACSIVATAAAVKNKLAVEGSSETTEKVKKSLSSFLGVITDTLAPPPDKTIDCDVITLVATPAGTTEVYDSSKARLYSLQADPATYCNEPDGPPEQFDNWLSNFSMEDKKSEISELLVSSPSIRALYTKMVPAAVAHSEFWQRYFYKVFQLDQEEARRLVLKQRAEQTSQTETLGWEEEEEDDFLGTVSSSQLNFTPPLDMSSTQAPTPSMTPAATTQLSSTTLSPADERDATLSVSSDSVSLPTQLEVVNTELANKLTEVTVDDSVDKMQKVQKPEQTQTETGTQQEVTADVATSRMTAKVEAGKEEGPHDLRVFELNSDSGKSSPSNNGKKGTFIRGSSTDVSEDWEKDFDLDMTEEEVQMALSKIEASGELEEDWENWE from the exons ATGGCTGAAGG AGAAAGCTGGTGGGGAGGCTGGCTTCATCAAAGCTTCCAGGCCGTCAAAGACAAG tcATCAGAGGCCTTAGAGTTTATTAAGCGAGACTTGACAGAGTTCTCCACGGTAGTGCAGCATGACACAGCCTGTTCCATTGTGGCCACAGCCGCTGCGGTCAAAAATAAGCTAGCG GTTGAAGGCTCATCAGAGACCACAGAGAAGGTCAAGAAGAGTCTTTCTAGTTTCTTGGGAGTCATAACAGACACACTCGCACCACCCCCTGATAAAACCATCGACTGTGATGTTATCACGTTGGTGGCAACACCGGCTGGAACAACAGAAGTCTACGACAGCTCAAAG GCACGTCTCTACAGTCTGCAGGCTGATCCTGCCACATACTGCAATGAGCCTGATG gccCCCCAGAGCAATTCGACAACTGGCTATCCAACTTCAGTATGGAGGATAAGAAAAGCGAGATCTCTGAGCTGTTAGTTAGCAGTCCCTCAATACGAGCGCTTTACACAAAAATG GTTCCGGCAGCAGTTGCCCATTCGGAATTCTGGCAAAGGTACTTCTACAAAGTATTCCAGCTGGACCAG GAGGAGGCACGGCGCCTGGTGCTGAAGCAGAGGGCAGAACAGACTTCCCAAACAGAGACCCTTGGctgggaggaagaggaggagg ACGACTTTCTTGGTACAGTGTCCTCATCACAGCTCAACTTTACACCCCCATTGGACATGAGCTCAACGCAAGCGCCTACCCCTTCGATGACCCCCGCAGCAACCACGCAGCTTAGTAGTACAACGCTGTCTCCCGCTGACGAACGCGACGCCACCCTCTCAGTTAGCAGCGACAGCGTCAGTCTGCCAACGCAGCTGGAGGTGGTCAACACCGAGTTGGCAAACAAGCTGACCGAGGTCACTGTGGACGATAGTGTAGACAAGATGCAAAAAGTGCAGAAGCCGGAGCAGACACAAACGGAAACTGGAACCCAGCAAGAGGTCACTGCGGATGTAGCGACATCACGCATGACAGCAAAAGTAGAGGCTGGAAAGGAAGAAGGACCACATGACCTTAGAGTGTTTGAGCTGAACTCTGACAGTGGCAAGTCTTCGCCGTCTAACAATGGCAAAAAGGGTACATTCATCCGAg GTTCTAGTACCGACGTGAGTGAGGACTGGGAGAAAGACTTTGATCTGGACATGACAGAAGAAGAAGTTCAAATGGCGCTCTCTAAAATTGAAGCGTCTGGAGAG CTGGAAGAAGACTGGGAGAACTGGGAATGA
- the bsdc1 gene encoding BSD domain-containing protein 1 isoform X3, which yields MAEGESWWGGWLHQSFQAVKDKSSEALEFIKRDLTEFSTVVQHDTACSIVATAAAVKNKLAVEGSSETTEKVKKSLSSFLGVITDTLAPPPDKTIDCDVITLVATPAGTTEVYDSSKARLYSLQADPATYCNEPDGPPEQFDNWLSNFSMEDKKSEISELLVSSPSIRALYTKMVPAAVAHSEFWQRYFYKVFQLDQEEARRLVLKQRAEQTSQTETLGWEEEEEDDFLGTVSSSQLNFTPPLDMSSTQAPTPSMTPAATTQLSSTTLSPADERDATLSVSSDSVSLPTQLEVVNTELANKLTEVTVDDSVDKMQKVQKPEQTQTETGTQQEVTADVATSRMTAKVEAGKEEGPHDLRVFELNSDSGSSTDVSEDWEKDFDLDMTEEEVQMALSKIEASGELEEDWENWE from the exons ATGGCTGAAGG AGAAAGCTGGTGGGGAGGCTGGCTTCATCAAAGCTTCCAGGCCGTCAAAGACAAG tcATCAGAGGCCTTAGAGTTTATTAAGCGAGACTTGACAGAGTTCTCCACGGTAGTGCAGCATGACACAGCCTGTTCCATTGTGGCCACAGCCGCTGCGGTCAAAAATAAGCTAGCG GTTGAAGGCTCATCAGAGACCACAGAGAAGGTCAAGAAGAGTCTTTCTAGTTTCTTGGGAGTCATAACAGACACACTCGCACCACCCCCTGATAAAACCATCGACTGTGATGTTATCACGTTGGTGGCAACACCGGCTGGAACAACAGAAGTCTACGACAGCTCAAAG GCACGTCTCTACAGTCTGCAGGCTGATCCTGCCACATACTGCAATGAGCCTGATG gccCCCCAGAGCAATTCGACAACTGGCTATCCAACTTCAGTATGGAGGATAAGAAAAGCGAGATCTCTGAGCTGTTAGTTAGCAGTCCCTCAATACGAGCGCTTTACACAAAAATG GTTCCGGCAGCAGTTGCCCATTCGGAATTCTGGCAAAGGTACTTCTACAAAGTATTCCAGCTGGACCAG GAGGAGGCACGGCGCCTGGTGCTGAAGCAGAGGGCAGAACAGACTTCCCAAACAGAGACCCTTGGctgggaggaagaggaggagg ACGACTTTCTTGGTACAGTGTCCTCATCACAGCTCAACTTTACACCCCCATTGGACATGAGCTCAACGCAAGCGCCTACCCCTTCGATGACCCCCGCAGCAACCACGCAGCTTAGTAGTACAACGCTGTCTCCCGCTGACGAACGCGACGCCACCCTCTCAGTTAGCAGCGACAGCGTCAGTCTGCCAACGCAGCTGGAGGTGGTCAACACCGAGTTGGCAAACAAGCTGACCGAGGTCACTGTGGACGATAGTGTAGACAAGATGCAAAAAGTGCAGAAGCCGGAGCAGACACAAACGGAAACTGGAACCCAGCAAGAGGTCACTGCGGATGTAGCGACATCACGCATGACAGCAAAAGTAGAGGCTGGAAAGGAAGAAGGACCACATGACCTTAGAGTGTTTGAGCTGAACTCTGACAGTG GTTCTAGTACCGACGTGAGTGAGGACTGGGAGAAAGACTTTGATCTGGACATGACAGAAGAAGAAGTTCAAATGGCGCTCTCTAAAATTGAAGCGTCTGGAGAG CTGGAAGAAGACTGGGAGAACTGGGAATGA
- the bsdc1 gene encoding BSD domain-containing protein 1 isoform X2 codes for MAEGESWWGGWLHQSFQAVKDKSSEALEFIKRDLTEFSTVVQHDTACSIVATAAAVKNKLAVEGSSETTEKVKKSLSSFLGVITDTLAPPPDKTIDCDVITLVATPAGTTEVYDSSKARLYSLQADPATYCNEPDGPPEQFDNWLSNFSMEDKKSEISELLVSSPSIRALYTKMVPAAVAHSEFWQRYFYKVFQLDQEEARRLVLKQRAEQTSQTETLGWEEEEEDDFLGTVSSSQLNFTPPLDMSSTQAPTPSMTPAATTQLSSTTLSPADERDATLSVSSDSVSLPTQLEVVNTELANKLTEVTVDDSVDKMQKVQKPEQTQTETGTQQEVTADVATSRMTAKVEAGKEEGPHDLRVFELNSDSGKSSPSNNGKKGSSTDVSEDWEKDFDLDMTEEEVQMALSKIEASGELEEDWENWE; via the exons ATGGCTGAAGG AGAAAGCTGGTGGGGAGGCTGGCTTCATCAAAGCTTCCAGGCCGTCAAAGACAAG tcATCAGAGGCCTTAGAGTTTATTAAGCGAGACTTGACAGAGTTCTCCACGGTAGTGCAGCATGACACAGCCTGTTCCATTGTGGCCACAGCCGCTGCGGTCAAAAATAAGCTAGCG GTTGAAGGCTCATCAGAGACCACAGAGAAGGTCAAGAAGAGTCTTTCTAGTTTCTTGGGAGTCATAACAGACACACTCGCACCACCCCCTGATAAAACCATCGACTGTGATGTTATCACGTTGGTGGCAACACCGGCTGGAACAACAGAAGTCTACGACAGCTCAAAG GCACGTCTCTACAGTCTGCAGGCTGATCCTGCCACATACTGCAATGAGCCTGATG gccCCCCAGAGCAATTCGACAACTGGCTATCCAACTTCAGTATGGAGGATAAGAAAAGCGAGATCTCTGAGCTGTTAGTTAGCAGTCCCTCAATACGAGCGCTTTACACAAAAATG GTTCCGGCAGCAGTTGCCCATTCGGAATTCTGGCAAAGGTACTTCTACAAAGTATTCCAGCTGGACCAG GAGGAGGCACGGCGCCTGGTGCTGAAGCAGAGGGCAGAACAGACTTCCCAAACAGAGACCCTTGGctgggaggaagaggaggagg ACGACTTTCTTGGTACAGTGTCCTCATCACAGCTCAACTTTACACCCCCATTGGACATGAGCTCAACGCAAGCGCCTACCCCTTCGATGACCCCCGCAGCAACCACGCAGCTTAGTAGTACAACGCTGTCTCCCGCTGACGAACGCGACGCCACCCTCTCAGTTAGCAGCGACAGCGTCAGTCTGCCAACGCAGCTGGAGGTGGTCAACACCGAGTTGGCAAACAAGCTGACCGAGGTCACTGTGGACGATAGTGTAGACAAGATGCAAAAAGTGCAGAAGCCGGAGCAGACACAAACGGAAACTGGAACCCAGCAAGAGGTCACTGCGGATGTAGCGACATCACGCATGACAGCAAAAGTAGAGGCTGGAAAGGAAGAAGGACCACATGACCTTAGAGTGTTTGAGCTGAACTCTGACAGTGGCAAGTCTTCGCCGTCTAACAATGGCAAAAAGG GTTCTAGTACCGACGTGAGTGAGGACTGGGAGAAAGACTTTGATCTGGACATGACAGAAGAAGAAGTTCAAATGGCGCTCTCTAAAATTGAAGCGTCTGGAGAG CTGGAAGAAGACTGGGAGAACTGGGAATGA